GTATTTTTGATTAGGTTCATAAAAAGTATTTGctgtgcaatttttttaaaagtaaaagtgaTATAACTTTTAGTGATATTGTTTTTgattaataatatttgaattgttttctttacctaatttttgcatttgtttttctaGATACAGTCCAATCTGGTAGACATTTAGTTACTGCACAATCATCCGAAGGACCAAAGGTTTATCAGCATGATGCAAAGCTCAGTGTGAATATCGGAGCCTCGACtactctacagtgttgtgtttttggaaAAGGAATAGAAAACGGAGAAGTTATCTGGTTTAagcaacaaaatgaaaaacagccTCAGGTTATAATCAGATTCTTTAACACAGCTAGAGAAATGTTTTACAAAGAATTCCAAAATTCTCGTTTTCAAATTAAAAGGTTTGGACACTGCTTCAATTTGACCATTTTAAACACCACCCTGTGTGATGAAGCCACATATTACTGTGCACTCGTGTCTACTGATGGAACTCGTTTACAAATGAAAGGTAGGATTTCTACTGAAACGAATGATGTGACTGATTAAATGTTGTAACGATTTATTCTTCATCAACATTCTCAACATTCTTCAACGATATTCGGGTTTCATTTTTACTGACGTGTCGTGATAAACGTTTGTAGGTGAGCGTTTTAACGCTGAAACATCTAAAGCAGCTCTGTGTGATAATTCAGTGGTGTGTGAACCAACACCGCATGGAAACAACACTAACACCgacacacaacacgacacagGTAAGATGTataattaatttttcatttatttatcttaaattCTTAATGAATAATGTTAGTTTCTATTTAACAGCGATCGGTTTGGGATCGACTTTGGGTTTGTGCGCAGTTCTAATTTTCTGTCTCGCTTGTTTCATACTGAGGAGAAGAAAACATGATAAAAGTAAGTGTTTTTGTCGCCAGATAATAATTACATCAATTCAGATGaattaaaatgttgaaatgaactaaataaactaaaaaaatgtttcttaatTAATAGTAAACCCTTCTGTAGGAGATCCTTCAGGAAGGATGCAGGTATGTTTGcaagaaaatataatatttatttatttataatcgtATCCTGTTTAATTGTTTCACTGATTAATTTTCTCTAGATATtgcaatgtttattttagtcATACAGGACTCTTCCTACACATAAATgttcttgtcttgtctttatcattaataattttaataattcaataattacacatgtaattataattacaataataattacacattacacatgtCTACAGTCTTTATGCTCAGCTTCACGcgaaatttatttgattttattgacattttctaGGAATCTGACACTGAAACTCTGACGTATGCAGCTGTACATTTTACCAAAAGGAaagacaaaactaaaaaaaggaaagctGAATTACCTGAAGTTTGCATGTACTCTAGTGTCTAAGTGTGCAGTGTTAATTAACAGTTAACATTGAACTTGAATGTGACTCGGAAAAAAACCCCAACTTGGACGTCTAAGCTTCTTTTACAGCTAAGATTCTTTCGTAAGTTTAAGTTTTCATATGACTTTTTTTGGTAGATGAATGGAAAGAAGTCCAGCTGACTGGAGCTCTGCTGCAGTGTCTAATAGACTGTTGGTAGAAAAGTTCATGTTAAACTGATGTATTTTTGACTGGATTGTTAAAATATTCGGTCGTGTCCGGTGTCCTGTTTTATAACACGAAAGATATTCAGGATAATTTGgatctaaaatgtttttacgCTTGTGGTTTTTCTACATTATTTAACTAccagcaaacaaataaaaataaaaaagtaataattgtTAACCGAatttgaaaatgtttgtttttagataAAAAATGACACTCAGATTGAAATACAACTTGAAAAAGATCAGGTGTAACaagtgtttaattaaataattcatgaatCAAAACGgcctttttgcagtttttctatTTTGTCAGTAAACATTTTTCAGTTCACTTTCACCTAttattccttattattattccttacacacacacacacgcacacacacgcacacacacacacacacacacacacacacacactcacacacacacacacacacacgcacacacacactcacgcacacacgcacacgtttgcacacacacacatacacacacgcacacacacgcacacacacacacacacgcacacacacgcgcacacacacactcaaacacacacacatccacacatacactcacgcacacacacacacgcacacatacagtggtgagaaaaagtgagaaaaagaaaaactgcctcttaattcctgattttttttttttgcatgtttgtcacactttaatgtttcagatcattaaacaaatttaaatattagtcaaagataacaaaaataaacacgacatgcagtttttaaatgaaggtttttatcattaagggaaaacaaaatccaaaccctcatggccctgtgtgaaaaagtgtttgcccccctgtttaaacataacttaactgtggtttatcacacctgagtttaatttctctagTCTGATAAAtgtcacacctgttcacaatccagacatcacttaaataagacctgactgacaaagtgaagtagaccaacaGATCCTCAAAAGatacacatcatgccgagatccaaagaCATTCAGGAACATATGAGAAATAGAGTAactgagatctatcagtctggaaaataTTATAacgccatttctaaagcttttgGGATTCCAGCGAAGCACAGTGAGAGAgattatccacaaatggtgaaaacatggaacaggaGCCGCaagccgaccaaaattaccccaagagcgcagcgacgCCTCATCcaaaatgtcacaaaagaccACACAATAACATCAatgaactgcaggcctcacttgcctcagttaaggtcagtgttcatgactccaccataagaaagagactgggcagaAATGGCCTGCATGACAGAGTTCCAACAcaaaaactgctgctgagcaaaaaaaaataaaataaaggctcgtctcagatttgccagaacttttgggaaaatactctgtggactgacaagACAAAAGCTGAACTTttagaaggtgtgtgtcccgttacatctggtgtaaaagtaacaccacatttcagaaaaagagcaTCATACTGtagcaacagtaaaatatggtggtggtagtgtgatggtctgtggctgttttgctgcttcggGTCCTGGAAGACATgcaaccatgaattctgctttctaccaaaaaatcctgaaggacgaAGTGTGGCCATCTGttcatgacctcaagctgaagcgaccTTGGgatctgcagcaggacaatgatccaaaacacaccagcaaatccacctctgaatggctgaagaaaaacaaaatgaagactttggagtggctcAGTGACCTGAATCCTAATGAGATGCCGTGGCCCGAACTTAAAAAGGTGAttcatgctcaaaaaccctcCATTGGGGCCGAATTACGACAATACTGCAAAGATGAGTGTACAAAATTCCCCCACAGCTTCAGCTGTAACAGattcattgcaagttatcgcaaacgcttaattgcagttcttgctgctaagggtggacacaccagttattaggtttagggggcaaacactttttcacacagagccATGTAGGTTTGGGTTTagtttttcccttaataattaaaaccttcatttaaaaactgcatgttgtgttcattcattcatcttctaccgcttatctgaactacctcgggtcacagggagcctgtgcctatctcaggcgtcatcgggcaccaaggcaggatacaccctggatggagtgccaacccatcacagggcacacacacactctcattcactcacacaatcacacactacggaccactaagccactgtgcccccacatgttgtgtttacttgtgttatatttgactaatatttaaatttgtttaatgatctgaaacattaaagtgtgacacacatgcaaaaaaaataaaaaatcaggaaggggccaacactttttcacaccacaccacacacacacacacacacacacgcacacatacagtacacacacacacacacacacacacacacacacacctcacttgtatttgttttatgtaaacaGTATTTAGATCGGTTAACCTCAAGAGCAGGAAGTGAAACGTTTGTCCTCTGCACCACATGTTCACTTTCattattcttacatttttacacattttcccTTTGTAAGTGTACAATAACTGACTGTTTAACACAACCGTCTGTAATCAGTTCAGCTGAAATTAGtttgaaatgaatatttataaccATGTGGACAATTTTAGTCATAATGCCTCACTACGTGGCCTTGAAAATGTTCAATGTGCATAAAAAGTGTCTGCGAGTACAAGTGTGTAGGTGTTTTGTCACACAGACACCACATGAAGACAATGTTCGTTGGCTGTGATGAATTTTCCACACAGAattacacagaaataaataatcacacagtTTGAATATGATTTGATGGATATTTGTTTGACCTTCACAGGACATGAGAACACTGACCACAGATATGTAATAAACTTTaattaggaaaaataaaactaatgaataaaagaaacaaattaaataaaaaatataatctaGGTGGCAGACAACACTTCAGAATAAACGCAGTCTTCAGGTTTGACTCTGTTTCTGCTCACTCTTTTAGTGTTCTTCTTACTGAAATGTAAAGAAGTGTAATTCAGCTCCGCTGCATCACCATCCTGTGGGAACGAACATCAAATGAAGTGAAATGGAGTAgtgagtttaataataatatcatggaggaacaaataaaaattatttactttattggGTGTTTTTTCTGCTCTAGAACCTTGTTGAGGTCTCGCTgctgagagaaaaaatatattaacatgtTCCTTTTAGTCTTTGGTCATATTAGTAGTCATTATATTGTGTTGAAAGACAGAAAATGTTTAACCATAAatcaaaattataaatattttaaaatactgaaGACTCCAATCAGCCTCCAAAGTGTGTCTTTGAACTGATGGAGGAAATCTGAAGGAAACTCTAAAAACACAAGACTCTAAAAACCCTGGAAGTTCAGgacaaacacactaaacactaagcTAACCAACACACAggatggaggcaggaatcaaaccccaatcCCCAGAAGAACGACACAATCCCACCACTGACCACTAATCCCACCCTAAGCCGACTTCCTGCCCCCagaaaaatgaatataatttaCAGAACTGTTTGCATTTCTGTATGATCCAGACTCACCTCTGGATCTGTCACAGTTTCTCATTTTACAGATGATAAAAGCTTGAGTGAAgatcacaaccacacacacgaCCACCACTACAGTGAGGTAGACCACTTCAGGATCTAAAGCTGTTATATAAGATGGATATGTAGAGTAAAGTGATGTAACAGATATTCATGTGGACAGATCAagtaacatttaaacacataaaatatcATTACATTCTGTATGTTATTGTTGGAACTGAAActcaaataaatattcacacattTCTTTTACACAAACCATTTTCCGGAAAGTTCTCCATCTGTACCGGTGTCCCGTTCCCGAAGATGATCTTCCCACACAGGAGCACAGCGCAGTAGTAAGTTCCAGTATCATTGAGGCTGAGGATGTTCTTGGAGAAGTtgtacacacaggtgtgtgtagaaGAGCCGCTCTCACACTGATGGCTGCTGTTGTGATGAGTGTAAATGATTTGAGGATGGGATTGTGGTGGAGCAGCTCTGAACCAGAGCACTTGGAGTTCTGCTGCTCTGCTCTCAGAAAGAACCGAGCACTGCAGAGTCACTGAGGCTCCTGCAGGAACCGAGTCCAACACGCTGTGTTgccacacactcacttttacaTCTTCAGTACCTGTTCAGTGTGATATAGAGTTAGGTCTTGACTCAAGTTATAATCTTATAAACTAGTTAGTTTGGAATGAGACCAAAAATTTCCAGCTTTTTCCTGATTTTAGTACAAGCTgtaaataatattgtttttattacttgatttaattattatataattgtagttttatcaatttatttatgtatcaatatatattttataatattatgcatttcattgtttttgatagtgtttctacatttttatatcTTACTTCACACTGTACTGCAATTTGAGTTTaagataaaaaagtaaaaactttataaataataaaagtattaataaggtatttttcttattcttattcttatttttattcttatcctCCTCCACCCGAGTTTCTCAAAACAagcgaatatatatatatatatatatatatatatatatatatatatatatatatatatatatatatatatatatatatatatatatatatatctcatatgTATTACctaccagaattattcaaatacaccttgtagtttttgagatatactcatttaaatatagagcatgttgttttaaaaaaaacaggcgGAAAAATAGAGTTaactataaaaaagaaaagactttaGAAGTAATACAAGTATTAATaaggtattatttttattcttatctttatttttattatcattacatTATTccaactttatttaatttaatgactccaatcattttctttatgaaaatattcacaaaaataattctcttatggggaaaaaataaaataaacttaattttattatgtaatgagatgtttttttaattgtccgTTAACTATCTTGAACTTCCTAACTCCCTAAATTTAAGGCAGAATTCTAATGTAAATGATACTCATTTAATTTAACTATCAATTAGTTTTTCAAtcaaaagtgtaataaaaatatattacaaaattctttttaaaatctaGATATGATATTTTACCCCATGTTCTGTCTTTCCAACattttatatcttatttataatcattatttatacatttccaGATGAAACATGATCTAAAAAATGCACGTTTTCCCCAACATTCACTACTAGCTATATAATTTAAaagcattagtttttgaaacaatttACAAAATAGCTGTTTGTTTCAAAGAACTTGAAGCAGAATTGTACAAAGAGGAAACTTGTAGCAAtacattttttgatttgtttttcaaagTAAAGTTTCGATAAGAATTAACTTGTTAAATAtaatgcatactgtatgtatagctTTCCTACAAACAGTTTTGATCGAATTAATTACCTGTTACAGCCAAGAAAGTTCCATTGGACAAGTCAACTTCATCCATGTTACACTTTCCGCAGTAGTAAAGTCCTccgtcttctttttttatttgttgaattGTCAAAGAAATGCGGTTATCACTCTCCTCTATTTTAAATCCTGAAGTCATGAACTCAGGTGAAATGTTTATATCCTTATACGCTAATCTTTCTCCAATTTTTTGAGGCATTTCTCCAAGTATGAGTTTGTACCAGACCACGCTTTCAGCCTTACGACTGTCTCCAAACGGGCAGTTAAGAGTAACACGTTCTCCAGACTTCACTGAAAGAACTGATGTTCTGGAAATTTCCGCAGTTTTGGCCGAATCTAGAAAATGATCTAAATTAGACATAATGCAACAGGAGGCATAAAAACAGCCAGTTAGTAGGATTAACAGTCAGTATTTATATAAGAACTTACATATTGtgttgagaaataaaacaattgtcCAGATTAAAGTCATCCTCAGACCCTGAATGTTAGTCTGGTTGAGCTGTTAGAAAGAAAACCAATGATGGAAGCAACAAGTATTTTGTACTGGAGACTTTCATCTGATTGGCTGACCTAAAGGTTTTCACAGGTCatgtgctatttttttatttcctttccatCTACATGTGtctatttttaaaacacagGTTGCTCACCAGATGTCTGtagtggaaaaacacacacacacacacacacacacacacacacacacacacacacacacacacatacaaccacAAAAACCCCCCAAAATATTTTCAGGTACTTAAGACTGGACTTATAATGACAAGTTAAGTACAAGGTAAAGGACCATATTTACCTTAACcttttgtgtgttatttaatttcattaaaatgacatattggactaaatagaaataataatggagaaaatttaaattaaaataaatcagggacacattcattttaaattgtttctgagtacctgaccatcacatctcAAGCTGTCCTTGAACATCCCATAACAAAACCTTGGGCATTATTAtgcattaatgaattaattgtggggggcacggtggcttagtggttagcacgttcgcctcacacctctagggtcggggttgattggcatctctgattggcatctctggaataattgtccgtattgtgtgattgcatgtgtgtatgagtgtgtgtgtgccctgcgatgggctggcactccgtccagggtgtatcctgccttgatgcccgatg
The Tachysurus vachellii isolate PV-2020 chromosome 13, HZAU_Pvac_v1, whole genome shotgun sequence genome window above contains:
- the LOC132855935 gene encoding uncharacterized protein LOC132855935 isoform X1; the protein is MLSGFWIFVLIFSTMYTVQSGRHLVTAQSSEGPKVYQHDAKLSVNIGASTTLQCCVFGKGIENGEVIWFKQQNEKQPQVIIRFFNTAREMFYKEFQNSRFQIKRFGHCFNLTILNTTLCDEATYYCALVSTDGTRLQMKGERFNAETSKAALCDNSVVCEPTPHGNNTNTDTQHDTAIGLGSTLGLCAVLIFCLACFILRRRKHDKINPSVGDPSGRMQESDTETLTYAAVHFTKRKDKTKKRKAELPEVCMYSSV
- the LOC132855935 gene encoding uncharacterized protein LOC132855935 isoform X2, with the protein product MLSGFWIFVLIFSTMYTVQSGRHLVTAQSSEGPKVYQHDAKLSVNIGASTTLQCCVFGKGIENGEVIWFKQQNEKQPQVIIRFFNTAREMFYKEFQNSRFQIKRFGHCFNLTILNTTLCDEATYYCALVSTDGTRLQMKGERFNAETSKAALCDNSVVCEPTPHGNNTNTDTQHDTAIGLGSTLGLCAVLIFCLACFILRRRKHDKRDPSGRMQESDTETLTYAAVHFTKRKDKTKKRKAELPEVCMYSSV
- the LOC132855935 gene encoding uncharacterized protein LOC132855935 isoform X3, whose translation is MLSGFWIFVLIFSTMYTVQSGRHLVTAQSSEGPKVYQHDAKLSVNIGASTTLQCCVFGKGIENGEVIWFKQQNEKQPQVIIRFFNTAREMFYKEFQNSRFQIKRFGHCFNLTILNTTLCDEATYYCALVSTDGTRLQMKGERFNAETSKAALCDNSVVCEPTPHGNNTNTDTQHDTVLIFCLACFILRRRKHDKINPSVGDPSGRMQESDTETLTYAAVHFTKRKDKTKKRKAELPEVCMYSSV